The following coding sequences lie in one Alloacidobacterium dinghuense genomic window:
- a CDS encoding TonB-dependent receptor, with protein MRRGRLRALSLAITIWVAIFASVSFTLTANGQIVGASITGTVRDASGASVPQAAITVRNLETGAVRKVESDGEGHYAAPSVPVGRYEVTAEKEGFNTATRSGVNLVIGQSAVVDLSLAVGEVHEQVAVTDAPQTLNPTTQQISGLVSERQVKELPLNGRSFDELITLNPAVVNYTGQRSGSIGTSNSSPGNMFAVAGRRPQDNLFLLNGVEYTGASEINVTPGGVSGQLLGVDAVREFNVVSDTYGAEYGKRTGAQVSIVTASGTNKLHGSAFEFLRNSALDARNYFDQSDIPIFQRNQFGGALGGPLVKSKLLLFGNYEGFRQNLGLSNVTLVPDNAARAQAVASVQPLLALWPLQNGPELGGGIAEAFNHPLQRIREDFGTTRLDDNISAKDSAFAVYTIDDSSADTPTINPLSTVDTALREQVLSAQEQHIFSPRVLNTFRFGFSRGGYFFTGQTPVDLPGWVQGKPIGAIVIGGGTALNGASQISLAGTNAGSNLTAARNLFTWDDHVYVSHGRNQLEAGVWLQRLQSNSNLAQYQNGQASFGSLSAFLQGTVSTFTVIPSPTELGWRSLEAAGFVQDTLRLWPNLELRLGFRFESTDGWNEAQGRASNFIFDENGALETQPHIGNSALTDNRAKFLPEPRIGLAWTPSQKSGTVVHAGFGIYRALLDSLDYRLDQNAPFNTTQSVKNIAVSKLNFVPGTPPPAGTLISPSGIQPDAYTPTLLSWSLNIEQQIAPATSLTLGYIGSHGYHQILSEDVNEPIPTICPASPCPSNLAAGTVYYPKGAPYANPKLANSTTWISEGVSSYNGLIVDVNRRFNNGLQFRGVYTFSKNLDNGTAWNSSVGANAPGFVMYPAEPQLDYGPANTDVRHLAVINGTYELPFGNGKTWLKGLSTWNERLVSGWSTSAIFNVQSGLPFTPQLGFNPSNNGDSRNPVRPSVNPDFRGNVIQGGPAQYFNPEAFVVPFAGTYGNLGRNTLNGPGLSELDLSLRKNTAISERVNLQFRSEFFNILNHTNFGTPNTVVYSSVSTTPSPTAGVITTTATTSRQIQFGLKLLF; from the coding sequence ATGAGACGCGGACGTCTACGCGCACTTTCCCTCGCAATCACTATATGGGTTGCGATCTTTGCGAGCGTCAGTTTCACGCTGACAGCGAATGGGCAGATTGTCGGCGCATCGATCACAGGTACGGTTCGGGATGCTTCGGGAGCCAGTGTTCCTCAGGCGGCGATCACGGTCAGGAACCTCGAAACAGGCGCTGTACGCAAAGTTGAAAGCGATGGCGAGGGCCACTATGCTGCGCCGTCGGTTCCAGTGGGTCGCTATGAGGTGACGGCTGAGAAAGAAGGTTTCAATACAGCCACTCGCAGCGGCGTGAATCTTGTGATCGGTCAGAGTGCGGTCGTCGATCTTTCGCTTGCCGTTGGCGAGGTGCACGAACAGGTTGCGGTAACGGATGCGCCACAGACACTGAATCCAACGACCCAGCAGATCTCCGGCCTGGTGAGCGAGCGACAAGTGAAGGAGCTTCCGCTCAATGGCCGCAGCTTCGATGAACTGATCACCTTGAATCCGGCGGTGGTGAACTATACGGGGCAGCGGTCGGGTTCGATTGGTACTTCAAATTCCTCGCCGGGAAATATGTTCGCTGTTGCCGGGAGGCGTCCACAAGACAATCTGTTTCTGCTCAATGGCGTCGAATACACCGGAGCGTCAGAGATCAATGTGACTCCCGGTGGCGTGAGCGGCCAGCTACTCGGCGTGGATGCGGTGCGCGAGTTCAATGTCGTCTCTGATACGTATGGCGCAGAATATGGGAAGCGAACTGGAGCGCAGGTCAGTATTGTAACTGCGTCAGGCACAAATAAACTACATGGCAGCGCGTTCGAGTTTCTGCGTAACAGCGCGCTGGATGCGCGTAATTATTTTGACCAGAGCGACATTCCGATATTTCAGCGCAATCAGTTTGGCGGAGCTCTCGGCGGCCCTTTGGTGAAGAGCAAGCTTCTGCTCTTCGGGAACTACGAAGGCTTCCGGCAGAATCTCGGCCTCTCAAATGTAACGCTGGTTCCGGACAACGCTGCGCGAGCGCAGGCTGTGGCCAGCGTGCAGCCGTTGCTTGCCCTGTGGCCCTTGCAAAATGGCCCGGAGTTGGGTGGCGGAATTGCCGAGGCCTTCAATCATCCTTTGCAGCGCATTCGCGAGGACTTTGGGACGACGCGCCTCGACGACAACATCTCCGCCAAAGATTCGGCTTTTGCTGTCTACACCATCGACGACAGCTCCGCGGATACGCCCACGATCAATCCTCTCAGCACGGTGGACACGGCTCTGCGCGAGCAGGTGTTGAGCGCGCAGGAGCAGCATATTTTCTCGCCGCGCGTTCTCAACACATTCCGATTTGGCTTCTCGCGTGGTGGATATTTTTTTACCGGCCAGACGCCGGTTGATCTTCCCGGATGGGTTCAAGGCAAACCGATCGGCGCGATTGTGATTGGTGGCGGAACGGCTTTGAATGGTGCGTCGCAGATCAGCCTTGCCGGCACCAACGCAGGCAGCAATTTGACCGCTGCGCGCAATTTGTTTACCTGGGATGATCACGTTTATGTCTCCCATGGGCGGAATCAACTGGAAGCAGGAGTCTGGCTGCAGAGACTACAGTCGAACAGCAATCTCGCACAGTATCAAAATGGACAGGCCTCGTTTGGAAGCTTAAGCGCGTTTCTGCAAGGCACTGTTTCCACCTTCACCGTTATCCCGTCGCCTACTGAGCTTGGCTGGCGCTCGCTCGAAGCTGCTGGATTTGTCCAGGATACGCTGCGCCTATGGCCCAATCTCGAATTGCGGCTTGGGTTCCGCTTTGAATCGACAGACGGCTGGAACGAAGCGCAAGGCAGAGCCTCGAATTTCATCTTTGATGAGAACGGTGCGCTCGAGACGCAACCTCACATTGGCAATTCAGCGCTCACCGACAATCGTGCGAAATTCCTGCCCGAGCCTCGCATCGGCCTTGCATGGACTCCGTCGCAGAAAAGCGGAACGGTGGTCCATGCAGGATTCGGGATCTATCGCGCGTTGCTCGACAGCCTCGATTACCGGCTGGACCAGAACGCTCCGTTCAATACAACACAGAGCGTCAAAAACATCGCTGTGTCGAAATTGAATTTTGTTCCAGGCACGCCTCCGCCAGCAGGCACCCTGATTTCACCAAGCGGCATTCAGCCAGACGCGTACACGCCGACGCTGCTTTCGTGGTCGTTGAACATCGAACAGCAGATTGCTCCTGCCACATCGCTGACGCTTGGGTATATCGGCTCGCACGGATACCATCAAATTCTTTCCGAAGATGTGAATGAGCCAATTCCGACGATCTGCCCGGCGTCGCCGTGCCCGTCAAATCTGGCGGCGGGGACGGTCTACTACCCGAAGGGCGCACCATATGCGAATCCCAAATTGGCGAACAGCACCACGTGGATTTCTGAAGGCGTGAGTTCTTACAACGGGTTGATTGTCGATGTGAATCGACGCTTCAACAATGGGCTGCAGTTCCGCGGCGTCTACACGTTCTCGAAAAATCTCGACAATGGAACGGCATGGAACAGCAGCGTGGGAGCGAATGCGCCTGGATTTGTAATGTATCCAGCTGAGCCGCAACTCGATTACGGACCAGCGAATACCGACGTGCGCCATCTTGCCGTAATCAACGGCACTTACGAACTGCCCTTCGGCAATGGCAAGACGTGGCTCAAAGGCCTGTCCACATGGAACGAAAGGCTGGTGAGCGGTTGGAGTACGAGTGCCATTTTCAATGTGCAATCGGGTCTTCCCTTCACTCCGCAACTTGGCTTCAATCCGTCAAACAATGGAGACAGTCGCAATCCTGTGCGGCCTTCGGTGAATCCTGATTTTCGCGGCAACGTAATCCAGGGGGGACCGGCGCAGTACTTTAATCCGGAGGCATTCGTTGTACCTTTTGCCGGAACCTACGGCAATCTTGGACGGAATACGCTGAATGGGCCGGGACTGTCGGAGTTGGATCTTTCGCTGCGCAAGAATACGGCGATCTCGGAAAGAGTGAATCTGCAGTTCCGCAGCGAGTTTTTCAACATTCTGAATCACACGAATTTCGGTACGCCGAATACTGTCGTGTACTCATCCGTATCGACTACTCCCTCGCCAACCGCAGGTGTGATCACGACGACGGCAACGACGTCACGCCAGATTCAGTTTGGCTTGAAGTTACTGTTTTGA
- a CDS encoding tyrosine-type recombinase/integrase, translating into MQRNRFQNGYIERKKRKTLPDLWLLRYNDGAKYATLEIGTVEKYPTEAAARKAALSRLSEINERVEIFTFGHLADRYVQDMDDRHSTVVSDMSNIRRLRERWGDERLDTMLKNAYAIEKWLAELKTLPGHGPIRPMASKSRNNIKWLLHRMFDRAMIWGFLEPTENIIAKLKVKAKPGEITRERDLIEPEQFEFMMNDTTLPVILRVMIAVAMCTGARISEILALRWEVIDMEAGFISIERASVGKHVAGTKTVSSEEAVPMNESLWVILRRWRDQFPSVNGWVFGNPVTGRPYWRDSMQEYLVELGKRMGIANLGFHSFRHTYRSLLRDLKTPLKVQQYLMRHSTEQMTEKYGKKKGGNIPLVRPANDELVKVLALPAEIPTALSTEKSTSKSGYFGVYPQGNHFAAKMSVNGQKVYLGIFDNAEDAARCYDAEAYKRNGVNAKLNFPAEYADKMMPAGEISTEISEGQEERDSSSSPLNSLLSHSDVL; encoded by the coding sequence ATGCAGAGGAACCGGTTTCAGAACGGGTACATTGAGCGCAAGAAGCGCAAGACGCTGCCCGACCTTTGGCTGCTGCGCTACAACGATGGTGCGAAGTACGCAACGCTTGAAATTGGCACGGTGGAGAAGTACCCGACTGAAGCTGCCGCTAGAAAAGCAGCACTGTCCCGGCTCTCTGAGATCAACGAGCGCGTTGAGATATTCACGTTCGGGCATCTGGCCGACCGCTACGTGCAGGACATGGATGATCGCCATAGCACAGTGGTGAGCGACATGTCGAACATACGCCGACTCCGCGAACGCTGGGGAGACGAGCGGCTCGACACCATGCTCAAAAACGCCTACGCCATCGAGAAGTGGCTGGCCGAGCTGAAGACGCTTCCAGGGCATGGGCCGATACGACCGATGGCCAGCAAGAGCCGGAACAACATCAAGTGGCTGCTGCACCGGATGTTCGATCGGGCTATGATTTGGGGCTTTCTGGAGCCGACCGAGAATATCATTGCCAAGCTGAAGGTGAAGGCCAAGCCGGGCGAGATCACCCGCGAACGCGACCTCATCGAGCCCGAGCAGTTCGAGTTCATGATGAACGACACGACGCTGCCGGTGATCCTGCGCGTGATGATCGCGGTCGCCATGTGTACCGGAGCCCGTATCAGTGAGATTCTGGCGCTCCGGTGGGAAGTGATCGACATGGAAGCCGGGTTCATCTCTATCGAAAGAGCCTCGGTGGGCAAGCATGTGGCTGGCACGAAGACCGTTTCCTCCGAAGAAGCCGTCCCGATGAACGAGAGTCTGTGGGTGATCCTACGGAGATGGAGGGATCAGTTCCCAAGCGTGAACGGCTGGGTGTTCGGCAACCCGGTGACAGGCCGCCCCTACTGGCGCGATTCGATGCAGGAGTATCTGGTGGAGCTGGGCAAGCGCATGGGGATCGCCAACCTGGGATTCCACAGCTTCCGGCACACGTACCGTAGTCTGCTGCGAGACCTGAAGACGCCGCTGAAAGTGCAGCAGTACCTGATGCGCCATTCGACCGAGCAGATGACTGAGAAGTACGGGAAGAAGAAGGGCGGCAACATTCCGCTGGTACGCCCGGCGAACGACGAGCTGGTGAAGGTGCTGGCCCTTCCAGCCGAGATTCCCACAGCCTTGAGTACCGAGAAGTCCACGAGCAAGAGCGGCTACTTCGGTGTGTATCCACAGGGGAACCACTTCGCCGCCAAAATGTCGGTCAACGGGCAGAAGGTGTACCTCGGCATCTTCGACAACGCTGAAGACGCCGCCAGGTGCTACGACGCGGAGGCGTACAAGCGGAACGGAGTGAACGCCAAGCTGAATTTCCCGGCTGAGTATGCTGACAAGATGATGCCAGCAGGAGAGATTTCCACAGAAATTTCTGAAGGTCAGGAAGAGCGAGATTCGAGCTCGTCCCCGCTTAACTCACTCTTATCTCACTCTGATGTCTTGTAA
- a CDS encoding helix-turn-helix domain-containing protein, whose product MNVEHLKSQPQFEPLVSAEVAGKYLGFSGEKVRQMAREGTIPCVPFPGRKRTVWRFRISDLQEYVTKISNGVRYAEEPVSERVH is encoded by the coding sequence ATGAATGTTGAACATCTGAAATCCCAGCCCCAGTTCGAGCCTCTCGTGAGTGCGGAGGTCGCGGGGAAATACCTTGGTTTCTCCGGTGAGAAGGTACGCCAGATGGCGCGTGAGGGTACAATCCCTTGCGTTCCATTTCCTGGCCGTAAGCGCACAGTCTGGAGGTTCCGCATCTCCGACCTACAGGAATACGTCACGAAAATCAGCAATGGAGTGAGATATGCAGAGGAACCGGTTTCAGAACGGGTACATTGA
- a CDS encoding P-loop ATPase, Sll1717 family: MDLSKEFDFSKEFIVTPTVAALRDFLSRPGARHAFLIGAPGTGKTAVLQFLANSFRAENCLVVMVRLRDIDTSNQLFVQIARAFLDQTQAQDKPLESDPLDQIRVQFANQFTVLQDLSRAAELLERIIQLVIERTGIKSRAYIFLDGLDEVYEAGDIVVAVESLAERLSSASMVVTSDPSSKVNRLGKRTAFDAFTLTPLTQAEAVQFIRRLLPDPFLTGPALEQLVLRANGNPLLLNLFASYFLKYGDLATFEKTDTIRAVLDRLYYELLGSDQTGVDARLLLSLLVFLQPVSTDYLTEISGLPVERAQAALGKLWGSMLISSSNRQVMFAHASLAEYHLENNLITNDIDINEFKFGDEAAERDALLKKNFMPPRDLNSVTSGAKTIVLGDRGAGKSAMFRALQGLNGAASAPAAAKPGTITSASQNPASFVQQMTPDDSVTSSADGFKAVWLLYSAALAARDVDVPTTSDDQHTKAFVKDSRTILRRVGWAASIKGESRASRWTAALRSIMPEKVSLKLGPITVEPNLSRRGRGWLGSDIKIDEFIDRTDRLLQATDRRLLIVFDQIDEAFKYQRDRQEALVQGLFLAESFLSLRQAIRLVVLLRTDLFELYDIQEKNKFVSRTVRLDWTREELRKQLLQRLFSNVGLRAIMESLNVAAIESSILAQIQFRIVFPTEVEGKPFEEWLFESLKNGKNHIAPRQIILFLNLAKENAKDASRRRIPLFTEKEVAQAMTRLSELSYQEVISDFRAATAFVRNCRAGKIMEFKLEDVQTLFDEDEGSVVLQLERLERLGFLARTIVKEGDLLVPRFRVPRLFTRCWETSD; the protein is encoded by the coding sequence ATGGACCTCTCCAAAGAGTTCGACTTCTCCAAAGAGTTCATAGTCACACCGACTGTTGCCGCTCTCCGCGACTTTCTCTCGCGGCCCGGAGCGAGACACGCCTTTCTGATCGGAGCTCCTGGGACCGGCAAAACGGCGGTTCTCCAATTTCTTGCTAACAGCTTTCGCGCCGAAAATTGTCTCGTGGTAATGGTGCGACTTCGCGACATCGACACCAGCAACCAGCTTTTCGTGCAGATCGCGCGTGCCTTTTTGGATCAGACGCAGGCACAAGACAAGCCTCTAGAGTCTGATCCGTTAGATCAAATCCGGGTTCAGTTCGCTAACCAATTCACAGTGTTGCAAGATTTATCCCGGGCGGCGGAGTTGCTTGAACGGATCATTCAACTAGTAATAGAGCGCACCGGCATTAAAAGTCGTGCATACATCTTTCTAGATGGCCTCGACGAAGTGTACGAGGCTGGAGACATCGTCGTCGCGGTGGAAAGCTTAGCGGAGCGTCTGAGTTCGGCCAGCATGGTGGTGACATCCGACCCGTCCTCTAAAGTCAATCGCCTCGGTAAGCGCACAGCATTCGACGCCTTCACTCTGACGCCTCTGACTCAGGCTGAAGCGGTGCAATTCATCCGTCGGTTGCTTCCCGACCCCTTCCTTACGGGGCCCGCTCTTGAGCAGCTGGTTTTGAGAGCCAATGGGAACCCTTTGCTCTTGAACCTATTCGCGAGCTATTTCCTGAAGTATGGCGACCTTGCGACTTTCGAAAAGACTGACACGATCCGCGCCGTCCTCGACCGTCTCTACTATGAACTCCTCGGGTCTGACCAGACGGGGGTGGATGCGCGGCTGCTCTTGAGCCTCTTGGTCTTTCTCCAGCCCGTTTCAACAGATTATCTGACCGAAATCTCAGGGTTGCCCGTCGAACGGGCACAGGCTGCTCTGGGGAAACTCTGGGGATCGATGCTGATCAGCTCAAGCAACAGGCAGGTGATGTTCGCGCACGCCTCGCTTGCTGAATATCATCTCGAAAACAACCTCATCACAAATGATATCGACATTAACGAGTTCAAGTTCGGCGACGAAGCTGCGGAACGAGACGCCCTTCTGAAAAAAAATTTCATGCCGCCGCGTGACCTGAATTCTGTTACATCGGGCGCCAAAACGATCGTCCTGGGCGACCGCGGCGCGGGAAAGAGCGCGATGTTTCGCGCATTGCAAGGGTTAAATGGGGCCGCGTCGGCGCCTGCCGCTGCGAAGCCCGGCACCATAACCTCTGCATCGCAAAATCCTGCTTCATTCGTGCAGCAAATGACTCCGGACGATTCAGTTACGTCATCGGCGGATGGGTTCAAGGCAGTTTGGCTGTTGTACTCCGCGGCTCTGGCGGCCCGCGACGTTGATGTCCCAACGACTAGCGATGACCAGCATACCAAAGCATTCGTCAAGGATTCGCGAACGATTTTGCGGCGCGTCGGCTGGGCCGCCTCGATTAAGGGTGAGAGTCGAGCGTCACGATGGACGGCGGCCCTACGATCCATCATGCCCGAGAAAGTATCCTTAAAGCTCGGACCCATCACGGTTGAGCCTAATCTGAGCCGCCGCGGGCGCGGATGGCTCGGAAGCGATATCAAAATTGACGAATTCATTGATCGCACCGATCGGCTTTTACAAGCCACGGATCGACGGCTGTTGATTGTCTTTGATCAAATTGATGAGGCGTTTAAATATCAAAGAGACAGACAGGAAGCGCTCGTGCAGGGACTTTTTCTCGCCGAATCCTTCCTATCGTTGCGACAGGCCATACGATTGGTCGTACTTCTTCGGACTGATCTCTTCGAGCTTTACGATATTCAAGAGAAAAACAAGTTTGTCTCGCGGACCGTGCGTCTCGACTGGACACGCGAGGAGCTAAGGAAACAGCTTCTCCAAAGACTGTTTTCGAACGTCGGCCTTCGCGCCATCATGGAATCGCTGAACGTAGCCGCAATTGAGTCAAGCATTCTTGCCCAGATACAGTTTCGGATCGTATTTCCGACAGAAGTCGAGGGCAAACCGTTTGAGGAGTGGCTGTTTGAGAGTCTGAAAAACGGCAAGAATCATATCGCGCCCCGCCAAATCATTTTGTTCTTGAACCTCGCCAAAGAAAACGCCAAGGACGCAAGCCGACGGCGCATTCCATTGTTCACTGAGAAGGAAGTCGCTCAGGCCATGACAAGGCTATCCGAGCTTAGCTATCAAGAGGTGATCAGCGATTTTCGAGCTGCGACCGCGTTTGTACGAAACTGTCGGGCTGGCAAGATTATGGAGTTTAAGCTCGAGGACGTTCAGACTCTCTTCGACGAAGACGAGGGCTCCGTAGTACTTCAATTGGAGCGGCTGGAGCGGCTTGGATTTCTGGCGCGCACGATTGTCAAAGAGGGCGATTTACTAGTACCCCGATTCCGCGTCCCACGCTTGTTCACCCGTTGCTGGGAGACCTCTGACTGA